The genomic segment CACTCTTCTTTGCTCTGGCCGTTTTCGCGCTTCACATCAATCCAAGGGATCAATGAACCAGCTAGTGGAGCTCCAAACTCTGATGTAGGGAAAGAATCAGAACGAATTGTCTCTGCTACTTTTCTATCAATATCTAAAATAGAGCTTGAAGGATTTGCTAGTTCAGAGGTCACGCAATCATTCACTACGCCCATTTGAGAAATTAGCTCACGCATATTTTTCGCACCAGCACCAGAAGCCGCTTGATACGTCATAGCACTAACCCACTCAACTAGACCTGCTTTATATAAGCCACCAAGACCCATTAGCATCAAGCTAACCGTACAGTTACCACCAACATAGGTGTTAGTACCAGCATGAATGCCTTGTTGAATTTGATCAAAGTTCACTGGGTCAAGCGTAATAATCGCATCATCTTTCATACGTAACGTAGATGCAGCATCAATCCAGTAGCCTTTCCAACCTGCTTGGCGAAGTGCTGGGTATACTTTTTCAGTATAGCTACCACCTTGACAGGTAATAATTGCATCTAATTTTAGTAAAGACTGAATATCAAATGCATCTTGCAGTAAACCGGCATCCTTTCCAAGGTTTGGAGCTGGAATTCCAACTTGTGATGTAGTGTAAAATACAGGTTCAATATGGTCAAAATCACGTTCTTCAACCATACGCTGCATTAATACTGAACCCACCATTCCGCGCCAGCCGACTAAACCTACTCTCATTGTACTCTCCCTGTAATTAAAAAATAAAAATTGCTTACTCCATCTATATGATGAACAGAACAAAATCTCAAGCACTATTTGTTCTATTCCCTCTTTTTTATGCATCAAAATTTACTACGTTCTATCTCTTTGCTTCAACTTAACCGTGCATAAAAGAAACAACTATAAAATTAACTTTATTTATCACTCCATTTTCAATTAACATAAAGCACACTTTAACCCTCTTATAGCAACATATTTGGTTAATATGATTAAAAACCAAGACTTAAGGATACTTACATA from the Aliivibrio wodanis genome contains:
- a CDS encoding aspartate-semialdehyde dehydrogenase produces the protein MRVGLVGWRGMVGSVLMQRMVEERDFDHIEPVFYTTSQVGIPAPNLGKDAGLLQDAFDIQSLLKLDAIITCQGGSYTEKVYPALRQAGWKGYWIDAASTLRMKDDAIITLDPVNFDQIQQGIHAGTNTYVGGNCTVSLMLMGLGGLYKAGLVEWVSAMTYQAASGAGAKNMRELISQMGVVNDCVTSELANPSSSILDIDRKVAETIRSDSFPTSEFGAPLAGSLIPWIDVKRENGQSKEEWKATVETNKILGLQDSPIAIDGTCVRIGAMRCHSQALTIKLKQDVPMDEIEEIIATHNDWVKVIPNERDITAQELTPAKVTGTLSVPVGRLRKMSMGNDFLNAFTVGDQLLWGAAEPLRRTLRIILNEKK